The following proteins are co-located in the Paroedura picta isolate Pp20150507F chromosome 18, Ppicta_v3.0, whole genome shotgun sequence genome:
- the RAB11A gene encoding ras-related protein Rab-11A, with protein MGGSRDDEYDYLFKVVLIGDSGVGKSNLLSRFTRNEFNLESKSTIGVEFATRSIQVDGKTIKAQIWDTAGQERYRAITSAYYRGAVGALLVYDIAKHLTYENVERWLKELRDHADSNIVIMLVGNKSDLRHLRAVPTDEARAFAEKNGLSFIETSALDSTNVEAAFQTILTEIYRIVSQKQMSDRRENDMSPSNNVVPIHVPPTTENKPKMQCCQNI; from the exons TGGTCCTCATTGGGGActcgggggtggggaagagcaacCTGCTCTCCCGCTTCACCCGCAACGAGTTCAACCTGGAGAGCAAGAGCACCATCGGCGTGGAGTTTGCGACGCGGAGCATCCAGGTGGACGGCAAGACGATAAAGGCCCAGATATGGGACACGGCCGGGCAGGAGCGGTATCGGGCGATAACCTCGGC CTATTACCGTGGCGCCGTGGGGGCCCTGCTGGTCTACGACATTGCCAAGCACCTCACCTACGAGAACGTGGAGCGGTGGCTGAAGGAGCTGCGGGACCACGCGGACAGCAACATCGTCATCATGCTGGTGGGCAACAAGAGCGACCTGCGCCACTTGCGTGCCGTTCCCACGGATGAGGCCCGGGCTTTCGCAG AAAAGAACGGCCTCTCGTTTATCGAGACCTCTGCGTTGGACTCCACGAATGTGGAAGCGGCCTTCCAGACCATCCTGACCG AGATCTACCGCATCGTGTCTCAGAAGCAGATGTCCGACCGCCGCGAGAACGACATGTCTCCGAGCAACAACGTGGTCCCGATCCATGTCCCCCCGACCACAGAGAACAAGCCAAAGATGCAGTGCTGTCAAAATATATAA